In Antechinus flavipes isolate AdamAnt ecotype Samford, QLD, Australia chromosome 3, AdamAnt_v2, whole genome shotgun sequence, a genomic segment contains:
- the LOC127557090 gene encoding uncharacterized protein LOC127557090: MNNLSSNPCLGCIKVSAVSGGLELGLRKCLQAPGRLHHSPGTRFKPKEEKARSVQPHIHQHHSPPHIHKPTQPKPWGFPGSREGRRPRPYPRRPKSRGRRKERREPREAEPENRPHLFGRGLLLHQLRPRLRQGSLNSRTSPRCQGGRGGTEPQPRDRGGEREDVKRESREPEDQQLSSPASLYQEWTLERRSQHGGSKRKLMSPADHYPSPQPSGKQTSVNLFGGTPGKGHSESFSSRGGVEVTGRYADMWGEFQYQGWKDTGYPGGKKSPGISKPLSAGVGRSIISHLCSMQGTSSKAELLSPEAEQ, from the exons ATGAACAATCTTAGCTCAAACCCCTGCCTGGGTTGTATTAAGGTCTCAGCAGTCTCTGGAGGTCTGGAGCTGGGGCTAAGGAAGTGTCTCCAAGCTCCTGGCCGACTGCATCATTCACCTGG AACCCGTTTTAAACCCAAGGAAGAAAAGGCGCGGAGTGTCCAGCCCCACATTCACCAACACCACTCGcccccacacatacacaaaccCACTCAGCCCAAGCCCTGGGGCTTCCCCGGGTCCCGGGAAGGAAGGAGGCCCAGGCCGTACCCGCGGAGGCCCAAGTCCCGGGGCCGAAGGAAGGAGCGCCGGGAGCCCCGCGAGGCCGAGCCAGAGAATCGTCCTCACCTCTTTGGGCGGGGCCTGCTCCTTCACCAGCTGCGCCCCCGGCTTCGGCAAGGCAGTCTGAACTCCCGGACCTCACCCCGCTGCCAGGGCGGGAGGGGCGGGACAGAGCCGCAGCCCCGGGacaggggtggggagagggaggacgTGAAGAGGGAGTCACGGGAGCCCGAGGACCAGCAGCTCTCCTCTCCAGCATCTCTCTACCAG GAGTGGACGCTGGAGAGGCGGAGTCAACATGGCGGGAGTAAGAGGAAGCTAATGAGTCCGGCTGACCACTATCCTTCTCCACAACCTTCGGGAAAGCAAACCAGTGTGAATTTGTTCGGGGGAACGCCAGGGAAAGGTCACAGTGAGTCATTTTCCAGCCGGGGTGGGGTGGAGGTGACCGGAAGATATGCGGACATGTGGGGAGAATTCCAGTACCAGGGATGGAAAGATACTGGGTACCCGGGTGGAAAAAAAAGCCCAGGGATTTCTAAACCACTGAGTGCCGGTGTAGGAAGGAGCATCATCAGCCATTTATGTTCCATGCAAGGAACAAGTTCCAAAGCTGAGTTGTTGAGTCCAGAAGCAGAGCAGTAA